From the Leptolyngbya sp. O-77 genome, one window contains:
- a CDS encoding ISAs1 family transposase → MLLMTLLGVMSGYSSLRGLEDFMKRHQQEVAELFDLAKAKLPSYSTLRDMTLHVDALKVTEIFMRWANQALPTEPGEVISLDGKALASTLKDCYGEQQDFVTVVSACVQRWDVVIGQVSFHNGESSEIVSVRHLLQQLDVKGVWVTLDALHTQKNGL, encoded by the coding sequence TGTCATGAGCGGGTATAGCAGCCTCAGAGGGCTAGAAGACTTCATGAAGCGTCACCAGCAGGAGGTCGCTGAATTATTCGACTTAGCGAAAGCGAAACTCCCCAGTTACTCCACCTTGCGGGATATGACTCTGCATGTGGATGCCCTCAAGGTTACTGAAATATTCATGCGATGGGCGAACCAAGCATTGCCGACAGAACCAGGGGAGGTGATATCGCTGGATGGCAAAGCGTTAGCTAGTACCCTGAAGGACTGCTATGGCGAGCAGCAAGATTTTGTCACCGTCGTGAGTGCCTGTGTGCAACGGTGGGATGTGGTGATTGGGCAAGTGAGCTTCCATAATGGCGAAAGCAGTGAGATTGTAAGCGTTAGACACTTGCTGCAACAGCTTGATGTCAAAGGCGTGTGGGTGACCTTGGATGCGTTGCACACCCAAAAAAACGGTTTGTGA